A region from the Mycolicibacterium litorale genome encodes:
- a CDS encoding alpha/beta fold hydrolase has product MEHLVDVGDGVTLWAQDRGNPDGTPLLLIMGANSSGLTWPDELVEILGHRHRVIRYDHRDTGRSGWDFDRVPYAIADLADDAVAVLDALGIPRAHVVGMSMGGTLVQLLLLDHPDRLLSATVMCTSALGAGLAAGPEASSELPGPDPALLEFWSHMDADRDAADELDWRVEHWRMLNGRALPFDDAEFRHLEQRMIEHAGRHENPAAHARADQGGLDRGGELGAVTVPTLVIEAPEDPVNPPPHGAHLAAVIGGAQMVTVAGMGHALPRAVVEPVGAAILAHTGAVDSR; this is encoded by the coding sequence ATGGAACATCTCGTCGACGTTGGTGACGGTGTGACCCTGTGGGCGCAGGACAGGGGGAACCCCGACGGCACGCCGCTGCTGCTGATCATGGGCGCCAACTCCTCGGGGCTGACATGGCCGGATGAGCTGGTCGAGATCCTCGGTCACCGCCATCGGGTGATCCGGTACGACCACCGCGACACCGGTCGCTCCGGCTGGGATTTCGACCGGGTTCCCTATGCCATCGCCGACCTCGCCGACGACGCGGTCGCCGTCCTGGATGCCCTGGGGATACCGCGGGCGCACGTGGTAGGGATGTCGATGGGTGGCACCCTGGTGCAACTCCTCCTGCTCGACCACCCGGACCGCTTGTTGTCGGCGACCGTCATGTGCACCTCGGCTCTCGGTGCCGGGCTGGCGGCGGGCCCGGAGGCGTCGTCGGAGCTGCCCGGTCCTGATCCGGCGCTGTTGGAGTTCTGGTCGCACATGGATGCCGACCGAGATGCTGCCGACGAACTCGACTGGCGGGTGGAGCACTGGCGCATGCTCAACGGGCGTGCGCTCCCGTTCGACGACGCGGAGTTCCGTCACCTCGAGCAGCGAATGATCGAGCACGCGGGCCGGCATGAGAATCCGGCGGCGCATGCGCGCGCCGACCAGGGCGGGCTGGATCGCGGCGGTGAACTCGGCGCGGTCACCGTGCCCACGCTGGTCATCGAGGCGCCTGAGGACCCCGTCAACCCGCCGCCGCACGGCGCCCATCTCGCCGCGGTGATCGGCGGCGCTCAGATGGTCACCGTGGCCGGCATGGGGCATGCCCTGCCGCGTGCGGTGGTTGAGCCGGTTGGGGCGGCTATCCTCGCCCACACGGGCGCTGTCGACTCTCGCTGA
- a CDS encoding DHA2 family efflux MFS transporter permease subunit, with protein sequence MTTEAREPSTRERVPSSANAIIAILVGSAFVMILNETIMSVALPALIVDLDITASTAQWLTSGFLLTMAVVIPMCGSLLQRFPVRGVYLASMALFCAGTLISAVAPGFAVLLAGRIVQACGTAVMVPLLMTTVMTLIPPERRGQTMGTISIVIAVAPAIGPTLSGIILGSLSWRWMFWIVLPIAALALAAGAARLRVVEERQRPTPIDPVSIPLSAVGFAGLVFGLSLVGESGNGHQGVPAWVPIVVGATALVIFGVRQVKLQRRERALLDLRAFAYRRFSLSLSLVILGFMALFGAIIMLPLYVQDVLGESALAAGLVSLPGGILMGAAGPLVGRIYDRLGARLLVIPGSLMLCASLWGYATLSATSPMWEIIGLQTVMMVGLSMMFTPLMTDALGVLPESLYSHGSAILTTLQQVAGAAGTALFITVMTKASLSGGAPDLPGVRAAFTVAAVIGVVVVIMGLFTGRRPVSAGATPVH encoded by the coding sequence ATGACCACCGAGGCGAGGGAGCCCTCGACGCGCGAGCGCGTGCCATCAAGCGCCAACGCCATCATCGCCATACTCGTCGGGTCGGCGTTCGTCATGATCCTCAACGAGACGATCATGAGCGTCGCCCTGCCCGCCTTGATCGTCGATCTCGACATCACGGCGAGCACGGCTCAGTGGCTGACCAGTGGCTTCCTTCTGACCATGGCCGTGGTGATCCCGATGTGCGGTTCGTTGCTGCAGCGGTTCCCGGTGCGAGGCGTCTACCTCGCGTCGATGGCACTGTTCTGCGCGGGCACCCTGATCTCGGCGGTGGCGCCAGGTTTCGCGGTCCTGCTGGCCGGCCGGATCGTCCAGGCGTGCGGCACCGCGGTCATGGTGCCGCTGTTGATGACGACGGTGATGACCCTGATCCCGCCGGAGCGGCGCGGTCAGACCATGGGAACCATCTCGATCGTCATCGCGGTGGCCCCGGCGATCGGTCCGACACTGTCGGGCATCATCCTCGGCTCACTGAGCTGGCGGTGGATGTTCTGGATCGTGCTACCGATCGCGGCGCTCGCGCTGGCGGCCGGCGCCGCCCGGTTGCGGGTGGTCGAGGAACGGCAGCGGCCGACGCCGATCGATCCCGTGTCCATACCGCTGTCCGCCGTCGGCTTCGCCGGTCTGGTGTTCGGTCTCTCGCTCGTCGGTGAATCCGGGAACGGACATCAGGGGGTGCCCGCGTGGGTGCCGATCGTCGTCGGCGCAACGGCATTGGTGATCTTCGGGGTCCGCCAGGTGAAGCTGCAGCGCCGCGAGCGGGCACTTCTCGACCTGCGCGCCTTTGCCTACCGGCGCTTCTCACTGTCGCTGTCGCTGGTGATCCTCGGGTTCATGGCGCTGTTCGGCGCGATCATCATGCTGCCGCTTTATGTCCAGGACGTGTTGGGAGAAAGCGCGTTGGCCGCAGGCTTGGTGAGCCTGCCCGGCGGCATCCTGATGGGAGCGGCCGGCCCACTGGTCGGGCGCATCTACGACCGGCTGGGCGCACGGTTGCTCGTCATCCCGGGCTCGCTCATGCTCTGCGCGTCGCTCTGGGGGTACGCGACCCTGTCGGCGACGTCGCCGATGTGGGAGATCATCGGCCTGCAGACGGTGATGATGGTGGGCCTGTCGATGATGTTCACCCCTTTGATGACCGACGCGCTGGGTGTGCTGCCCGAATCGTTGTATTCGCACGGCAGTGCGATCCTGACGACGCTGCAACAGGTCGCCGGCGCCGCCGGTACGGCGTTGTTCATCACCGTCATGACCAAAGCGTCGCTGTCGGGAGGGGCGCCGGACCTACCCGGTGTGCGTGCCGCTTTCACCGTCGCCGCGGTGATCGGCGTGGTCGTCGTCATCATGGGACTCTTCACGGGACGCCGGCCGGTGAGCGCAGGTGCCACACCGGTGCACTAG
- a CDS encoding ArsR/SmtB family transcription factor yields the protein MNADSARCGRRLPDDEANLVAEVFRMLADPTRVQILWALTTSEKSVNDLAAHVGKPASSVSQHLAKLRMARLVRTRREGTTIFYSLENNHVAQLVTDAVFNAEHAGPGIPGHHRDAAELATLHADVPATNGRRS from the coding sequence ATGAATGCAGATAGTGCGCGATGTGGCCGGCGCCTGCCCGACGACGAGGCCAACCTCGTCGCCGAGGTTTTCCGCATGCTGGCCGACCCCACCCGTGTGCAGATCCTGTGGGCGCTCACCACCAGCGAGAAGTCCGTCAACGACCTCGCCGCGCACGTCGGCAAACCGGCTTCGTCGGTGTCGCAGCACCTGGCGAAACTGCGCATGGCGCGCCTGGTCCGCACCCGCCGCGAGGGCACCACCATCTTCTACAGCCTGGAGAACAACCACGTCGCCCAGTTGGTCACCGACGCGGTCTTCAATGCCGAGCACGCCGGTCCCGGCATCCCCGGCCACCACCGTGATGCCGCAGAACTCGCCACGCTGCACGCCGACGTGCCCGCGACGAACGGACGCCGCTCATGA
- a CDS encoding cation diffusion facilitator family transporter yields MTHEAKRAHHGHDHDHHGHDHHDHHGHHDHHDHDHRTTFGGALREVFAPHSHDASDSIDDALESSAAGIRAVKISLLALGATSVAQLAIVLISGSVALLADTIHNFSDALTAIPLWIAFVVGTRAATRRYTYGFGRAEDIAGLFVVAMIALSAVVAGVESVRRLVNPVPIDNVGWVAAAGLIGFIGNELVALYRIRVGRRIGSVALVADGLHARTDGFTSLAVLFGAGGVALGFPLADPIIGLVITVAILAVLRTAVRDVFRRLMDGVDPELVDKAEAALAAEPGVTEVRAVRMRWIGHRLHADAELDIDPATSLADAHRIAHEAEHTLTHAVPKLSSALVHAYPATDAAQRP; encoded by the coding sequence ATGACCCACGAAGCCAAACGCGCACACCACGGTCACGATCACGATCACCACGGTCACGATCACCACGATCACCACGGCCACCACGATCACCACGATCACGATCACCGCACGACCTTCGGCGGCGCGCTCCGCGAGGTGTTCGCGCCGCACAGCCACGACGCCTCCGACAGCATCGACGACGCCCTGGAATCCAGCGCCGCCGGCATCCGGGCGGTGAAGATCAGCCTGCTCGCGCTCGGCGCGACGTCGGTGGCGCAGTTGGCGATCGTTTTGATCTCCGGATCCGTCGCCCTGCTCGCCGACACCATCCACAACTTCTCCGACGCCCTCACGGCCATCCCGCTGTGGATCGCGTTCGTGGTCGGCACCAGGGCCGCAACCCGCCGCTACACCTACGGATTCGGCCGCGCGGAGGACATCGCCGGACTGTTCGTCGTCGCGATGATCGCCCTGTCGGCCGTCGTCGCCGGGGTGGAATCGGTTCGCCGCCTTGTCAATCCGGTGCCGATCGACAATGTCGGGTGGGTGGCCGCCGCCGGTCTGATCGGGTTCATCGGCAACGAACTCGTCGCGCTGTACCGGATCCGGGTCGGGCGCCGCATCGGCTCGGTCGCCCTGGTGGCCGACGGACTGCATGCCCGCACCGACGGATTCACCTCGCTGGCAGTGCTTTTCGGCGCCGGCGGCGTCGCTCTGGGCTTCCCGCTGGCCGACCCGATCATCGGCCTGGTCATCACGGTGGCCATCCTCGCCGTGCTAAGGACCGCGGTGCGCGACGTCTTCCGCCGCCTCATGGACGGCGTGGACCCGGAGCTGGTCGACAAGGCCGAAGCCGCACTCGCCGCCGAACCCGGTGTCACCGAGGTGCGGGCCGTGCGGATGCGGTGGATCGGACACCGGTTGCACGCCGACGCCGAACTCGACATCGACCCTGCCACCAGCCTCGCCGACGCGCACCGCATCGCGCACGAAGCCGAGCACACGCTGACCCACGCCGTGCCGAAACTCTCGTCCGCGCTGGTGCACGCCTATCCGGCGACGGATGCGGCCCAGCGCCCCTAG
- a CDS encoding TetR/AcrR family transcriptional regulator codes for MKYSGLLAKAVQRFGAPTAEGNAERILDAALKQFELFGIRRSTVEDITRRSGLARVTLYRNFANKDAIVEAVLLRELERFLSDLAAEAGGYAEAEDKLVEGFVFTLTTLRDHALLQRLLATEPETVLPFLTVEGDSVVRTASSFLAHQLAVALPDDSRTQLELLEVAEVTVRIIVSFVLTPSQNVALGDDDAARSFARRYLVPPLLGLTR; via the coding sequence ATGAAGTACAGCGGCCTGCTCGCCAAGGCGGTGCAGCGCTTCGGGGCACCGACCGCCGAAGGCAACGCCGAACGGATACTCGACGCGGCGTTGAAGCAGTTCGAGCTGTTCGGGATCCGCCGGTCCACGGTGGAGGACATCACGCGCCGGTCCGGGTTGGCGCGCGTCACGCTGTACCGGAACTTCGCGAACAAGGACGCGATCGTCGAGGCGGTGCTGCTCCGCGAACTCGAGCGGTTCCTCTCCGACCTCGCCGCCGAGGCCGGCGGATACGCCGAAGCCGAGGACAAGCTCGTCGAGGGGTTCGTGTTCACGCTCACCACGCTGCGCGATCACGCACTGTTGCAGCGGTTGCTCGCCACGGAACCGGAGACCGTGCTGCCGTTCCTGACCGTCGAGGGCGACAGTGTCGTGCGGACGGCGTCGTCGTTCCTGGCCCATCAACTGGCGGTGGCGCTGCCCGACGACAGCCGCACCCAACTGGAACTGCTGGAGGTCGCCGAGGTCACCGTGCGGATCATCGTGTCGTTCGTGTTGACACCGTCGCAGAACGTCGCCCTCGGCGACGACGACGCCGCCCGGTCGTTCGCGCGCCGATACCTCGTTCCCCCGCTGCTGGGGTTGACGCGCTAG
- a CDS encoding AurF N-oxygenase family protein has translation MAGTLDRGPSTATSPSRDEFSERLLRGSAKKSYAPVVDIDWDTPVVPDRFFLPPTMVSLYGTPMWAQMTREQQIELSRQEFINLLSAGVWFENILNQALLRGLMHADVTSPSTHYSLTELGDETRHMVMFGRTIEAVGGKPFQPKRVQRMIINTLPLVFQKSVLWIAALVGEEIFDALQRQILDDPEIQPIVRRIMRIHVTEEARHIQFARDGARRAVPQMRPVNRYLLATIHGAGGPFYRYLFTNRAVYHRVGLDADEARRQARRNPYFHDAMRTGFGPLAAFLEDVGLMSRIGRRMWKRCNFL, from the coding sequence ATGGCCGGCACACTCGATCGGGGCCCTTCGACGGCGACGTCGCCCAGTCGGGACGAATTCTCCGAGCGGTTGCTGCGCGGTTCGGCGAAGAAGTCGTACGCACCGGTCGTCGACATCGACTGGGATACGCCGGTCGTTCCGGACAGGTTCTTCCTCCCGCCCACCATGGTGTCGTTGTACGGCACACCGATGTGGGCGCAGATGACCCGCGAGCAGCAGATCGAACTGTCGCGCCAGGAGTTCATCAACCTGCTGTCCGCCGGCGTCTGGTTCGAGAACATCCTCAATCAGGCGCTGCTGCGGGGCCTCATGCACGCCGACGTCACGTCGCCGTCGACTCACTACTCGCTCACCGAACTCGGTGACGAGACCCGACACATGGTCATGTTCGGCCGTACCATCGAGGCGGTCGGCGGGAAACCCTTCCAGCCCAAGCGGGTTCAGCGCATGATCATCAACACGCTGCCGCTGGTGTTCCAGAAGTCGGTGTTGTGGATCGCCGCGCTCGTCGGCGAGGAGATCTTCGACGCGCTGCAGCGGCAGATCCTCGACGATCCCGAGATCCAGCCGATCGTGCGCCGCATCATGCGCATCCACGTCACCGAGGAGGCGCGGCACATCCAGTTCGCCCGCGACGGCGCCCGCCGGGCCGTGCCGCAGATGCGGCCCGTCAACCGTTACCTGCTCGCCACGATCCACGGCGCCGGCGGACCCTTCTACCGCTACCTGTTCACCAACCGCGCGGTGTATCACCGCGTCGGACTCGACGCCGACGAGGCCCGCAGGCAGGCCCGCCGCAATCCGTATTTCCACGACGCGATGCGGACCGGGTTCGGGCCGCTGGCGGCGTTCCTCGAAGATGTCGGGTTGATGAGCCGGATCGGCCGACGGATGTGGAAGCGGTGCAACTTCCTGTGA
- a CDS encoding DUF4873 domain-containing protein produces MQLPVTVDESGVFDGAAELDVAGVRCPVRVRLAGHLSPIDGQYHWQGLAYGAPDDLQAGKRAELRIGNRSAAVRLVERIPSGQLMVSGVGAPPYELAEA; encoded by the coding sequence GTGCAACTTCCTGTGACCGTCGACGAAAGTGGCGTCTTCGACGGGGCCGCCGAGCTGGACGTCGCCGGTGTGCGCTGCCCGGTCCGGGTCCGCCTGGCCGGGCACCTGAGCCCGATCGACGGGCAGTACCACTGGCAGGGTCTGGCCTACGGCGCCCCGGACGATCTGCAGGCGGGCAAGCGGGCCGAACTGCGGATCGGAAACCGCAGCGCCGCAGTGCGACTCGTCGAGAGAATCCCCTCCGGGCAACTCATGGTCAGCGGCGTGGGTGCTCCGCCGTACGAGCTGGCGGAGGCCTGA
- a CDS encoding diol dehydratase reactivase ATPase-like domain-containing protein: MTVWAGVDIGNATTEIVLCAGDAGLDVLASARTPTRGGKGSLRAVEGAAQLARRLAERHGLTIDRAAFAPTPPVHSSVERIQLQTRRTGRLVVATRSAATTAGDGAGVGVPVPVEDLVTVPAGRAVVACATRQWGYDTVAGQVNAALAQGHNVVGVLTANDEAVLVSNRLTAPLPVADDVDVEAVLSAALVAVEVREAPAPLQRLTDPFWLTDVFGLGPDERGDARAVADQLFDSACAVVYLAGAALQDDEPRDSGPATPPADVARVVHLGAIATQANSRRGSVSVDSLVMATMGGTDRPAAGADALSDALGVLVTRIDSEAAAARAGALTTPGVTSDVVVVDVGGGTVDVVADGSRVVLPGAGQLLTTATAAALGISRSAAEYAKRAEALTAVTVQLVEDEHGRRRFLDKPIDGRCTGWLLTSAPSGLLPFTSGLSGAEWRSWRLAAKRLVIGGNVMNGIERVAPGATGVLLVGGGAGDDELVRAVSEQLGQAVTVGRGNVRGALGHRFAVAYGLVALAAE, from the coding sequence GTGACGGTCTGGGCCGGCGTCGACATCGGCAACGCCACCACGGAGATCGTGCTGTGCGCGGGGGACGCGGGACTCGACGTCCTGGCCAGTGCCCGCACACCGACGCGCGGCGGCAAGGGCTCGCTGCGGGCGGTCGAGGGCGCCGCGCAACTCGCCCGGCGGCTGGCGGAGCGGCACGGTCTGACCATCGACCGCGCCGCCTTCGCCCCCACCCCGCCGGTGCATTCATCCGTCGAACGGATCCAACTGCAGACCCGCCGCACCGGACGGCTGGTGGTGGCCACCCGCTCGGCGGCGACCACCGCGGGCGACGGCGCCGGGGTGGGCGTCCCGGTGCCGGTCGAGGACCTCGTCACGGTTCCGGCCGGCCGCGCCGTCGTGGCGTGTGCGACGCGGCAGTGGGGCTACGACACCGTCGCGGGGCAGGTGAACGCCGCTCTTGCCCAGGGCCACAACGTCGTCGGGGTGCTGACGGCCAATGACGAGGCCGTCCTGGTGTCCAACCGGTTGACCGCTCCCCTGCCCGTGGCCGACGATGTCGACGTGGAGGCTGTGCTGTCGGCGGCGCTGGTCGCCGTCGAGGTGCGCGAGGCCCCGGCACCGCTGCAGCGGCTCACCGATCCGTTCTGGCTCACCGATGTGTTCGGTCTCGGCCCCGACGAACGGGGCGACGCCCGCGCCGTCGCCGACCAACTGTTCGACAGCGCCTGCGCTGTCGTCTACCTCGCCGGTGCTGCGCTTCAGGACGATGAGCCACGCGACAGCGGCCCCGCGACCCCGCCGGCGGACGTTGCCCGCGTGGTGCACCTGGGCGCCATTGCCACACAGGCCAATTCGCGACGCGGTTCGGTCTCGGTGGACAGTCTGGTGATGGCGACGATGGGCGGCACCGATCGACCCGCCGCCGGCGCGGACGCGCTGTCGGACGCGCTGGGTGTCCTGGTGACGCGGATCGACTCCGAGGCCGCCGCCGCACGGGCGGGTGCGCTCACCACGCCCGGGGTGACCTCCGATGTCGTGGTGGTCGACGTCGGCGGCGGAACCGTCGACGTGGTGGCCGACGGCAGCCGCGTCGTGCTGCCGGGCGCGGGGCAGCTGCTCACCACGGCCACCGCCGCTGCCCTGGGCATCTCGCGGAGCGCCGCGGAGTACGCCAAACGCGCGGAGGCGCTCACCGCGGTCACCGTCCAGCTCGTCGAGGACGAACACGGCCGACGGCGCTTCCTCGACAAACCCATCGACGGCCGATGCACGGGGTGGCTGCTGACGTCGGCACCAAGTGGACTGCTGCCGTTCACGTCCGGGCTGTCCGGTGCCGAGTGGCGCAGCTGGCGCCTGGCCGCCAAGCGGCTGGTCATCGGCGGCAACGTGATGAACGGCATCGAGCGGGTCGCCCCCGGCGCGACCGGCGTGCTGCTCGTCGGCGGCGGAGCCGGGGACGACGAACTCGTGCGCGCCGTCAGCGAACAACTGGGCCAGGCGGTGACCGTCGGACGCGGCAATGTGCGGGGCGCACTGGGCCACCGGTTCGCGGTGGCGTACGGGCTCGTCGCGCTGGCGGCCGAGTGA
- a CDS encoding diol dehydratase small subunit: protein MTVVPHSGRDLEEVTVEAARSGELALDDIRISRETLLAQADIAERTGSAQLAMNLRRAAEMTALSAEDMLAAYEALRPGRSTFAELEDLARRLADQDAPTCAALVREAAAAYQRRGLLR, encoded by the coding sequence ATGACCGTCGTCCCCCACTCCGGTCGCGACCTCGAAGAGGTCACCGTCGAGGCCGCCCGCAGCGGTGAACTCGCCCTCGACGACATCCGCATCAGCCGGGAAACGCTGCTGGCACAGGCCGACATCGCCGAGCGCACCGGTTCGGCGCAGCTGGCGATGAACCTCCGCCGCGCCGCGGAGATGACCGCACTCAGTGCCGAGGACATGCTCGCGGCGTACGAGGCGCTGCGACCGGGACGCTCGACGTTCGCCGAACTGGAGGACCTGGCGCGGCGCCTCGCCGACCAGGATGCGCCCACCTGTGCCGCACTGGTGCGTGAGGCCGCGGCGGCCTATCAGCGGCGCGGCCTGTTGCGGTGA
- a CDS encoding propanediol/glycerol family dehydratase large subunit, with amino-acid sequence MQLNSTGSEQDYRLGRIRLLDRQDVNLDGFAEADPELGMISHLSPYDPEPSWVVAEDGTVLEMDSTPVEAFDTIDEFVVRYAIDHAEAPKSMAMDEVDLARLIVDPAVPRDDVLRVCSGLTPAKMARVVAALQPVEIQMAMMKMRARRTPANQAHVTNRLDDPLLIAADAATAVAFGFRELEATVPVLDDAPAVAIGLLIGSQVPAPGALTQCSVEEARELELGVRGLVSYAETVSVYGTEQVFTDGDDTPWSKAFLTSAYASRGIKMRLSSGAGSEVLMGQAERKSMNYLESRCVALAKGIGAQGVQNGGVDGAAITASVPGGVRELIAENLMVMLRGLESCSGNDSLMSESTMRRTSRTLPTLLSGSDFIFSGFGSVVSYDNMFGPSNFNAADLDDYLVLQRDWGVDGGLRPVDTTTLESMRRQAAEATRAVFEYLGLADFDDDHVEAVVAAEGSKDLPQTDGVKVLSAARMIDQSGLTVLDVVAALAETGFADIADRVLGMAKARVTGDYLQTAAIFDEQMNVLSALQDPNDYRGPGTGYRPTAERQAQIDAVRQARSVADLVKEQATFAQPERLTVVGPAGAGEDPREVVVGVSAALGNKLFRTLSGMTVYEVLEQILAGLEEEQCVARVVRIADSIDLGVIGKSAARLSGSGIGVGLQAKGTTLIHRRDLPPLANLELLSVAPLITPEMYRLIGINAGRHAKGATPAPMRNAYTDEAITARYHTKVVSMVAVERAESQRGEVAVHTELEFNR; translated from the coding sequence ATGCAGCTGAACAGCACCGGGAGCGAGCAGGACTACCGACTCGGACGCATCCGACTGCTCGACCGGCAAGACGTCAACCTCGACGGGTTCGCCGAGGCCGACCCCGAACTCGGGATGATCTCGCACCTGTCGCCCTACGATCCGGAGCCGTCCTGGGTGGTCGCCGAGGACGGCACCGTGCTGGAGATGGACTCGACTCCGGTCGAGGCCTTCGACACGATCGACGAGTTCGTCGTCCGGTACGCCATCGACCACGCCGAGGCACCCAAGTCGATGGCGATGGACGAGGTCGATCTGGCCCGGCTGATCGTCGACCCCGCGGTGCCCCGCGACGATGTGCTGCGCGTCTGCTCCGGGCTGACCCCGGCCAAGATGGCCCGCGTCGTGGCGGCGCTGCAGCCTGTCGAGATCCAGATGGCGATGATGAAGATGCGCGCGCGCCGCACACCCGCCAACCAGGCGCACGTCACCAACCGCCTCGACGACCCGCTGCTGATCGCCGCCGATGCGGCCACCGCCGTCGCCTTCGGTTTCCGTGAGCTGGAGGCCACCGTCCCGGTGCTCGACGATGCACCGGCCGTCGCCATCGGCCTGCTGATCGGATCCCAGGTGCCCGCCCCCGGCGCACTGACGCAGTGTTCGGTCGAGGAGGCCCGCGAGCTGGAACTCGGCGTCCGCGGGCTGGTCTCCTACGCCGAGACGGTGTCGGTGTACGGAACCGAGCAGGTCTTCACCGACGGTGACGACACCCCGTGGTCCAAGGCGTTCCTCACCTCGGCCTACGCCTCGCGCGGCATCAAGATGCGGCTGTCCAGCGGTGCCGGGTCCGAAGTCCTCATGGGTCAGGCCGAGCGCAAGTCGATGAACTACCTCGAATCCCGGTGCGTGGCGCTGGCCAAAGGGATCGGCGCCCAGGGAGTCCAGAACGGCGGCGTCGACGGTGCCGCCATCACCGCGTCCGTGCCGGGCGGGGTGCGGGAGCTGATCGCCGAGAACCTGATGGTCATGCTGCGCGGGCTCGAATCCTGCAGCGGCAACGACTCGTTGATGTCGGAGTCGACGATGCGGCGGACCAGCCGGACTCTGCCGACGCTGCTGTCCGGGTCGGACTTCATCTTCTCAGGGTTCGGCTCGGTGGTCTCCTACGACAACATGTTCGGGCCGTCGAACTTCAACGCCGCCGACCTCGACGACTACCTGGTGTTGCAGCGCGACTGGGGTGTCGACGGCGGGTTGCGGCCGGTGGACACCACCACGCTGGAGTCGATGCGCAGGCAGGCCGCCGAAGCCACCCGGGCGGTGTTCGAGTACCTCGGGCTGGCCGACTTCGACGACGACCATGTCGAGGCCGTCGTCGCGGCGGAGGGGTCCAAGGACCTCCCGCAGACCGACGGGGTCAAGGTGCTCAGCGCCGCCAGGATGATCGACCAGTCGGGGCTCACCGTGCTCGACGTGGTCGCCGCGCTCGCCGAGACCGGCTTCGCCGACATCGCCGATCGGGTGCTCGGCATGGCCAAGGCGCGGGTCACCGGCGACTATCTGCAGACCGCGGCGATCTTCGACGAACAGATGAACGTGCTGTCGGCGCTGCAGGACCCCAACGACTACCGCGGCCCGGGAACGGGTTACCGCCCGACGGCGGAGCGCCAGGCCCAGATCGACGCGGTGCGGCAGGCGCGCTCGGTGGCGGATCTGGTCAAGGAGCAGGCCACCTTCGCCCAACCGGAACGACTGACCGTGGTCGGCCCGGCCGGCGCCGGGGAGGATCCGCGGGAGGTGGTCGTCGGCGTCTCGGCGGCGTTGGGCAACAAGCTGTTTCGCACGCTGTCGGGGATGACCGTCTACGAGGTGCTGGAGCAGATCCTGGCCGGTCTGGAAGAAGAGCAGTGTGTGGCGCGCGTCGTGCGGATCGCCGACAGCATCGACCTGGGGGTCATCGGGAAGTCGGCGGCGCGCCTGTCGGGGTCCGGGATCGGGGTGGGCCTGCAGGCCAAGGGCACCACGCTGATCCACCGTCGCGACCTGCCGCCGCTGGCCAATCTCGAATTGCTCAGTGTCGCACCGCTGATCACTCCGGAGATGTACCGGCTGATCGGCATCAACGCCGGCAGGCACGCCAAGGGCGCGACGCCCGCACCGATGCGCAACGCCTACACCGACGAGGCGATCACCGCCCGCTACCACACCAAGGTGGTGTCGATGGTCGCCGTCGAACGGGCCGAGTCACAGCGCGGCGAAGTTGCCGTGCACACCGAATTGGAGTTCAACAGATGA